GGGTTCGACAGCCTCAACCCGTTTATCAGCAAAGGCGTACCGGCCGATGACATCGGACAAATCTACGACACCCTGACCAAGCACAGCCTCGACGAGCCCTTCACCGAGTACGGCTTGATCGCCGGCAAGATCGAAAAGGCCCCGGACAACAGCTGGGTACGGTTTTACCTGCGACCCGAAGCACGCTTCAACGATGGTCACCCGGTGCGCGCCGACGATGTGGTGTTCAGCTTCCAGACTCTGACCAAGGAAGGCTCGCCGCTGTTTCGCGGCTACTACAACGATGTCGCCGAAGTTGTCGCTGAAGATCCGCTCAAAGTACTGTTCAAGTTCAAGCACACCAACAACCGCGAACTGCCGCTGATCCTGGGTCAACTGCCAGTGCTGCCAAAACACTGGTGGGCCGATCGCGACTTCAGCAAGGGCAATCTGGAAATTCCGCTGGGCAGCGGCCCGTACAAAGTCACCGAAGTGAAGGCTGGCCGCTCGGTGCGCTACGAGCGAGTCAAGGACTACTGGGGCAAGGATCTGCCGGTCAATCGCGGGTTCTACAACTTCGACACGATGACCACCGATTACTACCGTGACAACACTGTCGCGCTGGAAGCGCTGAAAGCCGGACAGTTCGACTATTGGCTGGAAATGACCGCCAAGAACTGGGCCAACGCCTACAACGTCCCGGCGGTGACTGAAGGTCGCCTGATCAAGGAGTTGATCCCCAACAGCAACCCGACTGGCATGCAGGGTTTTGTCTTCAACTTGCGCCGTGCGGTGTTCCAGGATGTCCGGGTACGTCAGGCGCTGGGCCTGCTGTTCGATTTCGAATGGACCAACAAGCAGTTGTTCAACGGCGCGTATACACGCACGCGCAGCTATTTCGAGAACTCGGAAATGGCCGCCACCGGATTGCCCGACGCTGACCAGGTGGCGATCCTCGACCCGTTCCGCAGCAAACTGCCAGCGCAGGTATTCAGCGAAGCCTTCGAGAACCCGAAGACCGACGCCAGCGGCATGATCCGTACCCAACAACGTGAGGCCTACCAACTGCTGCAAGAGGCTGGCTGGAAGATCGTCGATGACAAAATGGTCGACGCCACCGGCAAACCGGTGGTCATTGAGTTCTTGCTGGCGCAGACCGATTTTGAACGCGTGCTGTTGCCGCTCAAGCGCAACCTCAGCGACCTTGGCATCGAACTGGTGATCCGCCGCGTCGACGTCTCGCAGTACATCAACCGCGTGCGTTCGCGAGATTTCGACATGATGGTCGGCAGCTTTGCGCAGTCCAACTCGCCGGGTAACGAGCAGCGCGAATACTGGATGAGCGCCGCCGCCGACAAACCGAGCAGTCGCAACACCATGGGGCTGAAGGATCCGATCGTCGATCAACTGGTCGAGAACCTGATCAACGCCGATTCGCGCAAAAGCCTGGTGGCCCACGCCCGAGCGCTGGATCGCGTGTTGCAGTGGGGCTATTACGTGATCCCCAACTGGCACATCAAGACCTGGCGTGTGGCGTACTGGAATCACATCGGCCATCCGAAAGTTTCGCCCAAGTACGACATCGGCACGAGCACCTGGTGGGTCAAGCCCGATGCCAAACCGGCAATAGAAGTCGAAACCAAACTGCAAGCCGACCCTGCGGGCACGGAGTAATCAGATGCTGGCGTATATATTTCGGCGACTGCTGCTGATCATCCCGACCCTGTTCGGCATTCTGCTGATCAACTTCGTGATCATCCAGGCTGCGCCCGGTGGCCCGGTAGAGCAGATGATCGCCAAGCTGGAAGGCTTCGAAGGCGCCACCAGTCGCATCGCTGGCGGCGGTGCCGAAGTCTCGGTGGCCGGTTCCTCTTATCGCGGCGCACAGGGGCTGGATCCGGCGCTGATCAAGGAAATCGAGCACATGTACGGGTTCGATAAATCGGCCCCGGAACGTCTGTGGATCATGGTCAAGAACTACGCCTCGCTGGACTTCGGCGACAGTTTTTTCCGCGACGCCAAGGTCATCGACCTGATCAAGGAAAAAATGCCGGTGTCGATCTCGCTGGGGCTGTGGAGCACACTGATCATGTACCTGGTGTCAATCCCGCTGGGGATCGCCAAGGCCACGCGACACGGCAGCCATTTCGACGTCTGGACCAGTTCGGCGATCATTGTCGGCTATGCGATCCCGGCGTTTCTCTTTGCGATTCTGCTGATCGTGGTGTTTGCCGGCGGCAGTTATCTGGACTGGTTTCCGCTCAGGGGCCTGACCTCGAACAACTTTGATGAGCTGAGCCTCGGCGGCAAGATCCTCGATTACTTCTGGCACTTGGCACTGCCAGTGACCGCACTGGTGATCGGTAACTTCGCGACCATGACCCTGCTGACCAAAAACAGTTTCCTCGACGAGATCAACAAACAGTACGTGGTCACCGCCAAGGCCAAGGGCCTGACCCGCCATCGCGTGCTCTATGGCCATGTGTTCCGCAACGCCATGCTGTTGGTGATTGCCGGGTTCCCATCGGCGTTCATAGGCATCTTCTTCACCGGCTCGTTACTGGTGGAGGTGATCTTCTCCCTCGACGGCCTGGGCCTGATGAGTTTCGAAGCGGCGATCAACCGCGATTACCCGGTGGTGTTCGGCACCCTGTTCATCTTCACCCTGCTGGGGCTGGTGGTGAAACTGATCGGCGACCTCACCTACACCCTGGTCGATCCGCGCATCGACTTCGAAAGCCGGGAGCATTGAGATGAACCTGTCCCCTCTCAACCGCCGCCGCTTCGAACTGTTCAAGGCCAACAAGCGCGGCTGGTGGTCGCTGTGGCTGTTTCTGATCCTGTTCGGCCTGAGCCTGGGCGCCGAGCTGATCGCCAACGACAAGCCGCTGGTGGTGCATTACGACAACAACTGGTACTTCCCGGCGGTCAAACGCTACCCGGAAACCACCTTCGGCGGCGAATTCCCGCTGGAAGCCAACTACAAGAGCCCGTACATCCGCGAACTGCTCAAGGCCAAGGATGCGTGGGTGTTGTGGGCGCCGATCCCCTACAGCTATCAAAGCATCAACTACGACCTGAAAGTCCCGGCCCCTGCCCCGCCCTCGGCGGACAACTTGCTGGGCACTGACGATCAGGGCCGCGATGTGCTGGCACGGGTGATTTACGGCTTCCGCATTTCGGTGCTGTTTGCCCTGACGCTGACCGTGTTGAGCTCGATCATCGGCGTGATTGCCGGCGCCTTGCAGGGTTTCTACGGCGGCTGGGTCGATCTGGCCGGCCAGCGCTTTCTGGAGATCTGGTCGGGCTTGCCGGTGCTTTATCTGCTGATCATTCTCGCTAGTTTCGTGCAGCCCAATTTCTGGTGGCTGCTGGGGATCATGCTGCTGTTTTCGTGGATGAGCCTGGTGGATGTGGTGCGCGCCGAGTTCCTGCGTGGCCGCAACCTCGAATACGTGCGCGCGGCGCGGGCGCTGGGCATGCAGAATGGCGCAATCATGTTCCGCCACATCCTGCCCAATGCCATGGTCTCGACCATGACGTTCATGCCATTCATCCTCACCGGCGCCATCGGCACCCTCACCGCTTTGGACTTCCTCGGCTTCGGCTTGCCGGCCGGCAGTCCGTCGCTGGGCGAGCTGGTCGCGCAGGGCAAATCCAACCTGCAAGCCCCATGGCTGGGCATGAGCGCGTTCGCTGTGCTCGCGCTGATGTTGAGTTTGCTGGTGTTTATCGGCGAGTCCGCTCGCGATGCCTTCGACCCGAGGAAGTGAAATGAATCAGGACAATCTGATCGAAGTGCGCGACCTCGCCGTCGAATTCGGCTTTGGCGAGCGCATACACCGGGTGGTCGAGGGCGTCAGCTTCGATATCAAGCGCGGCGAGACCCTGGCCTTGGTCGGTGAATCCGGATCGGGCAAATCGGTGACGGCGCACTCGATCCTGCGCCTGCTGCCCTACCCGATGGCCCGCCATCCGGCCGGCAGCATCAACTATTCCGGGCAGAACTTGCTGGGTCTGAGCGAAAAGACCATCCGCCACATCCGTGGCAACCGTATCGCGATGATTTTTCAGGAGCCGATGACCTCGCTCAATCCGCTGCACTCGATCGAGAAGCAGATCAACGAGGTGTTGGGCATCCACAAGGGCCTGACCGGTAAAGTCGCGACCAGACGCACGCTCGAATTGCTGGAGATGGTCGGCATCCCGGAGCCGCACAAGCGACTCAAGGCCCTGCCCCATGAACTGTCCGGCGGCCAGCGCCAGCGCGTGATGATCGCCATGGCCCTGGCCAACGAGCCGGAACTGCTGATCGCCGACGAACCGACGACCGCACTGGACGTGACCGTTCAGCTGAAAATCCTCGATTTACTCAAGGAACTTCAGGCTCGATTGGGCATGTCGCTGCTACTGATCAGTCACGATTTGAACCTGGTGCGAAGAATTGCGCATCGCGTATGTGTCATGCAGCGCGGATGCATCGTCGAACAGGCATCGTGCGAAGAGCTGTTCCGTTCGCCGCAGCATCCGTACACTCGGGAATTGCTCGGTGCGGAACCCAGCGGCGGCCCGGCGACCAATAAAATCGGGGCGCCACTGCTTGAGGTCGAGGACCTGAAAGTCTGGTTCCCGATCAAGAAAGGCCTGCTCAAGCGCACGGTGGATCACGTCAAGGCAGTGGACGGCATCAATTTCAGCCTGCCTCAGGGTCAGACCCTGGGGATCGTGGGGGAAAGCGGTTCCGGCAAATCCACGCTGGGTCTGGCAATTTTGCGGCTGATCGGCAGCAAAGGCGCCATTCGCTTTGAAGGCAAGCAGCTAGACTGCCTGACGCAGAACGAGGTTCGCCCGTTGCGTCGGGAGATGCAGGTGGTGTTTCAGGACCCGTTTGGCAGCCTGAGCCCGCGGATGTGCGTGAGCGACATCGTTGGCGAAGGCCTGCGGATTCACAAGATGGGCACCGCCGCCGAGCAGGAAGCGGCGATTATTGCGGCATTGAAGGAGGTAGGTCTGGATCCGGAAACCCGGCACCGCTACCCCCACGAATTTTCCGGTGGGCAACGGCAACGAATCGCCATTGCCCGGGCTTTGGTGCTCAAACCGGCGCTGATCCTGCTGGACGAGCCGACTTCGGCGCTCGACCGGACAGTGCAGCGGCAAGTGGTGGAGTTGTTGCGTTCACTGCAAGCCAAGTACAACCTGACGTATTTGTTTATCAGCCATGACCTGGCTGTTGTTAAAGCGCTGAGCCACCAGTTGATGGTGGTCAAGCATGGCCAAGTGGTCGAACAGGGAGACGCGCAAAGTATCTTTGCCGCCCCCCAACATCCGTATACACAGCAGTTGCTGGAAGCCGCTTTTTTGGCACCAGCCACTGCGCAATAACCTGAAAGAGGAGCAACACATGGGTTTTCTCGCCGGTAAGCGCGTACTGATCGTCGGTGTCGCCAGCAAGCTGTCCATCGCATCCGGCATCGCTGCCGCCATGCATCGCGAGGGCGCTGAGCTTGCCTTCACTTATCAGAACGACAAACTCAAAGGTCGTGTTGAAGAATTCGCCCAAGGCTGGGGTTCGAGCCCTGAGCTGTGCTTCCCGTGCGACGTGGCCAGCGATGAAGAAATCGCCAAGGTCTTCGAAGCACTGAGCAAGAAGTGGGACGGCCTGGACTGCATCGTCCACTCCGTCGGCTTCGCCCCGGGCGACCAACTGGACGGCGACTTCACCGAAGCCACCACCCGTGACGGTTTCCGCATCGCTCACGACATCAGCGCCTACAGCTTCGTGGCCCTGGCCAAAGCTGGCCGCGAAATGATGAAAGGCCGCAACGGCAGCCTGCTGACCCTGTCGTACCTGGGCGCCGAGCGCACCATGCCGAACTACAACGTAATGGGCATGGCCAAGGCTTCGCTGGAAGCTGGCGTACGTTACCTGGCCGGCTCCCTGGGCCCGGACGGCACCCGCGTCAACTGCGTATCGGCTGGCCCGATCCGTACCCTGGCAGCTTCGGGCATCAAGAACTTCCGCAAGATGCTGGCCGCCAACGAAGCGCAAACCCCGCTGCGTCGCAACGTCACCATCGACGAAGTCGGCAACGCCGGCGCCTTCCTGTGCTCCGACCTGGCGTCGGGCATCAGCGGTGAAATCATGTACGTGGACGGCGGCTTCAACACCACCGCCATGGGCAACATCGAAGAGTGATCTTCGCTTAGCCAATAAAAAACCCGCCTCTTCTGGCGGGTTTTTTATGCCTGCAACACTGTCCCCTGTGGAAGTGAGCTTGCTCACGATAGCGCTGGGTCAGGCAATGAAGATGTTGAATGGATCGCCCCCATCGCTGGCAAGCCAGCTCCCACAAGGTTGTGCGGTGAACGGCAAAATTGAGTACAGCCACGATACCTGTGGGAGCTGGCTTGCCAGCGATAAGGCCTGAATCAACTGCGCTTAATTGCCTGCTTATGCTCATACATCGCCCCATCCGCATCTGCCAGCAATTGATCCACCGTGTCGTGCCGTTTCGGGTCGTATTCGATCTGGCCAACGCTGAAGCGGATGGCATAGCCCCTGTGCAGCGTGGCGTTGCGCTCTTCAAGAATCTCCTTGAGCCGCGCCATGATTGCCGTGGTTTCGACATGGCTCGAACCGGTCAGCAGCGCGACAAATTCATCGCCGCCCAGGCGCCCGACCACATCGCTCTCGCGAAAGGCAATGCGCAGCACATCGGCGAAGGTCTTGAGCGCACTGTCACCCTCTGCATGGCC
The sequence above is drawn from the Pseudomonas sp. FP2196 genome and encodes:
- a CDS encoding ABC transporter permease, giving the protein MNLSPLNRRRFELFKANKRGWWSLWLFLILFGLSLGAELIANDKPLVVHYDNNWYFPAVKRYPETTFGGEFPLEANYKSPYIRELLKAKDAWVLWAPIPYSYQSINYDLKVPAPAPPSADNLLGTDDQGRDVLARVIYGFRISVLFALTLTVLSSIIGVIAGALQGFYGGWVDLAGQRFLEIWSGLPVLYLLIILASFVQPNFWWLLGIMLLFSWMSLVDVVRAEFLRGRNLEYVRAARALGMQNGAIMFRHILPNAMVSTMTFMPFILTGAIGTLTALDFLGFGLPAGSPSLGELVAQGKSNLQAPWLGMSAFAVLALMLSLLVFIGESARDAFDPRK
- a CDS encoding ABC transporter ATP-binding protein encodes the protein MNQDNLIEVRDLAVEFGFGERIHRVVEGVSFDIKRGETLALVGESGSGKSVTAHSILRLLPYPMARHPAGSINYSGQNLLGLSEKTIRHIRGNRIAMIFQEPMTSLNPLHSIEKQINEVLGIHKGLTGKVATRRTLELLEMVGIPEPHKRLKALPHELSGGQRQRVMIAMALANEPELLIADEPTTALDVTVQLKILDLLKELQARLGMSLLLISHDLNLVRRIAHRVCVMQRGCIVEQASCEELFRSPQHPYTRELLGAEPSGGPATNKIGAPLLEVEDLKVWFPIKKGLLKRTVDHVKAVDGINFSLPQGQTLGIVGESGSGKSTLGLAILRLIGSKGAIRFEGKQLDCLTQNEVRPLRREMQVVFQDPFGSLSPRMCVSDIVGEGLRIHKMGTAAEQEAAIIAALKEVGLDPETRHRYPHEFSGGQRQRIAIARALVLKPALILLDEPTSALDRTVQRQVVELLRSLQAKYNLTYLFISHDLAVVKALSHQLMVVKHGQVVEQGDAQSIFAAPQHPYTQQLLEAAFLAPATAQ
- a CDS encoding extracellular solute-binding protein, which gives rise to MKPIRALLVQASGMLFAGLALAAPQHAVTLYNEPPKYPADFKHFDYVNPDAPKGGIFRQAGFGGFDSLNPFISKGVPADDIGQIYDTLTKHSLDEPFTEYGLIAGKIEKAPDNSWVRFYLRPEARFNDGHPVRADDVVFSFQTLTKEGSPLFRGYYNDVAEVVAEDPLKVLFKFKHTNNRELPLILGQLPVLPKHWWADRDFSKGNLEIPLGSGPYKVTEVKAGRSVRYERVKDYWGKDLPVNRGFYNFDTMTTDYYRDNTVALEALKAGQFDYWLEMTAKNWANAYNVPAVTEGRLIKELIPNSNPTGMQGFVFNLRRAVFQDVRVRQALGLLFDFEWTNKQLFNGAYTRTRSYFENSEMAATGLPDADQVAILDPFRSKLPAQVFSEAFENPKTDASGMIRTQQREAYQLLQEAGWKIVDDKMVDATGKPVVIEFLLAQTDFERVLLPLKRNLSDLGIELVIRRVDVSQYINRVRSRDFDMMVGSFAQSNSPGNEQREYWMSAAADKPSSRNTMGLKDPIVDQLVENLINADSRKSLVAHARALDRVLQWGYYVIPNWHIKTWRVAYWNHIGHPKVSPKYDIGTSTWWVKPDAKPAIEVETKLQADPAGTE
- the fabI gene encoding enoyl-ACP reductase FabI; this encodes MGFLAGKRVLIVGVASKLSIASGIAAAMHREGAELAFTYQNDKLKGRVEEFAQGWGSSPELCFPCDVASDEEIAKVFEALSKKWDGLDCIVHSVGFAPGDQLDGDFTEATTRDGFRIAHDISAYSFVALAKAGREMMKGRNGSLLTLSYLGAERTMPNYNVMGMAKASLEAGVRYLAGSLGPDGTRVNCVSAGPIRTLAASGIKNFRKMLAANEAQTPLRRNVTIDEVGNAGAFLCSDLASGISGEIMYVDGGFNTTAMGNIEE
- a CDS encoding microcin C ABC transporter permease YejB, giving the protein MLAYIFRRLLLIIPTLFGILLINFVIIQAAPGGPVEQMIAKLEGFEGATSRIAGGGAEVSVAGSSYRGAQGLDPALIKEIEHMYGFDKSAPERLWIMVKNYASLDFGDSFFRDAKVIDLIKEKMPVSISLGLWSTLIMYLVSIPLGIAKATRHGSHFDVWTSSAIIVGYAIPAFLFAILLIVVFAGGSYLDWFPLRGLTSNNFDELSLGGKILDYFWHLALPVTALVIGNFATMTLLTKNSFLDEINKQYVVTAKAKGLTRHRVLYGHVFRNAMLLVIAGFPSAFIGIFFTGSLLVEVIFSLDGLGLMSFEAAINRDYPVVFGTLFIFTLLGLVVKLIGDLTYTLVDPRIDFESREH